Proteins from a single region of Paramormyrops kingsleyae isolate MSU_618 chromosome 9, PKINGS_0.4, whole genome shotgun sequence:
- the apoc1 gene encoding apolipoprotein C-I has protein sequence MKRSLQFRGGSYQLRQRAGEDYIERRQQTAVRQRQVLLLKTEKTDPCCEEMRLSIAIAVLVLAVIANSEAEEPTLEEQFAKFQNQMKDFADDVAVKTKSTLDQIHQSEFAAKTRNWFTEQFDKMKQKIDEAFQQK, from the exons ATGAAGAGGTCACTGCAGTTCAGAGGCGGTAGTTATCAGTTGCGTCAGAGAGCTGGTGAGGACTATATAGAGCGGCGCCAGCAAACAGCAGTTAGACAAAGACAAGTTTTACTTCTGAAAACTGAGAAAACAG ATCCGTGCTGTGAAGAAATGAGGCTGTCAATCGCCATCGCTGTGCTCGTTTTGGCTGTGATTGCCAACTCAG AAGCGGAGGAGCCCACACTGGAGGAGCAGTTTGCTAAGTTTCAGAACCAGATGAAAGACTTTGCTGATGATGTCGCGGTAAAGACTAAGTCCACCCTGGACCAGATCCATCAGAGTGAATTCGCTGCCAAGACCAG GAACTGGTTCACTGAGCAGTTTGACAAGATGAAGCAGAAGATAGACGAGGCCTTCCAACAGAAATAG
- the apoc4 gene encoding apolipoprotein C-IV yields the protein MLRSLITLTMLLLLAAQLSLSDTENGDNSEANISETLQLLANTYRTATTRAMDIGQTLLDFSRMYYQDHIKSMADKCIELASDTTNSMWERISKKWTEYYEN from the exons ATGTTACGGAGTCTCATCACGCTCACCATGCTGCTGCTACTGGCAG CACAGCTGTCACTGTCAGACACAGAGAATGGGGATAACTCAGAGGCAAACATCTCAGAGACACTGCAGCTGCTGGCAAATACATACCG GACAGCCACGACGAGAGCAATGGACATTGGACAAACCCTGCTAGACTTCAGCAGGATGTATTACCAAGACCATATCAAGTCCATGGCAGACAAATGCATTGAGCTGGCTTCTGACACCACAAACTCCATGTGGGAGCGCATATCCAAGAAATGGACGGAATATTATGAAAACTAG
- the apoeb gene encoding apolipoprotein Eb codes for MKSIAVILVLAVISGCQARAVPQDEPKTKWEETVDQFWHYVSDLNAKADGVVTDIKGHQISRELDTLIMDTMAELNNYKDDIQTKLGPYTQDTANQLGQDFQLLVNKLKADMTDAKDRTAQYVQELKTMMDQNVDDVKNRINIYTRKLKKRLGKDTEEIRNTVATYLGEMQSRSSQNMESVKDHLEPYFNQARQRTGERLGNLNQLLQSQVQDLGQKFESQAEGIREQLEQTAEDLRTTLEGKLEEMSQWFDPYVSKIREQFQTVMDKIQASS; via the exons ATGAAGTCCATTGCAGTGATTCTCGTTTTGGCAGTGATTTCAG GCTGCCAGGCGCGTGCAGTGCCTCAGGATGAGCCCAAGACCAAATGGGAGGAGACTGTGGACCAGTTCTGGCACTATGTATCAGACCTTAACGCCAAGGCCGATGGAGTGGTCACAGATATCAAAGGTCATCAGATCAGCAGAGAACTGGA CACTCTGATAATGGACACCATGGCAGAGCTAAACAACTATAAGGATGACATCCAGACCAAACTGGGCCCCTACACCCAAGACACAGCAAACCAACTGGGCCAGGACTTCCAGCTGCTCGTCAACAAGCTGAAAGCTGACATGACTGATGCTAAGGACCGAACTGCTCAATATGTGCAGGAGCTGAAGACCATGATGGACCAGAATGTAGATGATGTTAAGAACAGGATAAACATCTACACCAGGAAGCTCAAGAAACGTCTGGGCAAGGACACTGAGGAGATCCGCAA CACTGTAGCTACCTACCTTGGAGAGATGCAGTCCCGTTCTTCCCAGAACATGGAGTCAGTGAAGGACCACCTTGAGCCCTACTTCAACCAGGCTCGGCAGCGCACCGGGGAGCGACTGGGAAACCTGAACCAGCTACTGCAATCCCAGGTTCAGGACCTGGGGCAAAAATTTGAGTCCCAGGCTGAGGGCATTCGCGAGCAGCTAGAGCAGACCGCTGAGGACCTGCGGACCACCCTGGAAGGAAAGCTGGAGGAGATGAGCCAGTGGTTCGACCCCTACGTATCAAAGATCCGTGAGCAGTTTCAGACGGTCATGGACAAGATCCAGGCTAGCTCTTAA